Proteins encoded within one genomic window of Haladaptatus sp. QDMS2:
- a CDS encoding Gfo/Idh/MocA family protein, whose amino-acid sequence MSLTNGTLKAGVIGTGVMGRNHVRIYSEISKVDLVGVTDVNEAAAKEVAETFGTQALTLDELIDQADLVSIAVPTQFHYEVAKKCIENKVHVLIEKPFVDDLDQGRELIELANEHGVIMQVGHIERFNPAVAALLELIGEMDVIAIEAHRLGPPLARVIEDSVVMDLMIHDIDILLSLVDSPIRKLSAMGARGVQHATAQLAFENGVIGVLSASRLTQKKVRTLNVTTRECQIEVDYIDQTVRIHRQFHPQYTDESGKMRQRFESVTERPLVETGEPLKRELKAFIDAVTTGQQPLVTAEQALRAIEVARQIDALAAASEVKAEVLTE is encoded by the coding sequence ATGAGCCTCACCAACGGGACGCTCAAAGCGGGCGTCATCGGAACTGGCGTGATGGGACGTAACCACGTTCGCATCTACTCCGAGATTTCGAAGGTCGACCTCGTCGGCGTCACCGACGTAAACGAGGCGGCCGCAAAGGAGGTCGCAGAGACCTTCGGCACGCAGGCGCTCACGCTCGACGAACTCATCGACCAGGCGGACCTCGTCTCCATCGCCGTTCCCACCCAGTTCCACTACGAGGTGGCGAAAAAGTGCATCGAGAACAAGGTCCACGTCCTCATCGAGAAGCCGTTCGTCGACGACTTAGACCAGGGACGCGAACTCATCGAGCTCGCGAACGAACACGGCGTCATCATGCAGGTTGGCCACATCGAACGGTTCAACCCGGCGGTCGCCGCCCTGCTCGAACTCATCGGTGAGATGGACGTCATCGCCATCGAGGCCCATCGTCTCGGCCCACCCCTCGCTCGCGTCATCGAGGACAGCGTCGTGATGGACCTGATGATCCACGACATCGACATCCTGCTGTCGCTGGTCGACAGCCCCATTCGGAAGCTGTCCGCGATGGGCGCCCGAGGCGTCCAGCACGCCACCGCGCAACTCGCGTTCGAAAACGGCGTCATCGGCGTCCTCTCTGCGAGTCGCCTGACCCAGAAGAAGGTGCGGACGCTCAACGTCACCACCCGCGAGTGCCAGATCGAAGTCGATTACATCGACCAGACGGTGCGCATCCACCGCCAGTTCCACCCGCAGTACACCGACGAGAGTGGGAAGATGCGCCAGCGCTTCGAGAGCGTCACCGAACGCCCGCTCGTCGAGACTGGCGAACCGTTAAAGCGCGAACTCAAGGCGTTCATCGACGCGGTCACGACCGGTCAACAGCCGCTCGTCACCGCAGAACAGGCGCTTCGCGCAATCGAAGTCGCCCGACAAATCGACGCCCTGGCGGCGGCGAGCGAAGTCAAAGCGGAGGTACTCACGGAATGA
- a CDS encoding DegT/DnrJ/EryC1/StrS family aminotransferase, with amino-acid sequence MMSIPDKRIHLANPQMGEEEIARVVAVMESGQLADGPEVRAFEREFADFCGAKHGVAVSNGTTALHAAFVGLGLGEGSRVVTSPFSFIASANGIRLAGADVGFVDIDPATYNMDPHALEAQLRAGEQIDGVLAVHLYGLPADMAHLAELRDEYGFVLVEDAAQAHGATVNGRRVGSLGDAACFSFYPTKNMTTGEGGMILTDDADIAERAARYINHGRIGVYEHSEVGHNFRLTSIGAAIGRAQLEKLPGFTQTRQDNAALLTERLADTSLVTPFVPADRTHVYHQYTVRTPDRDGLKAHLDTRGIDSGVYYPKSIHQQPAYADVTFHAPEAEAAAAEVLSLPVHPTLSEEDLTRIVAAVTEFSEGSL; translated from the coding sequence ATGATGTCGATTCCCGACAAACGCATCCACCTCGCGAACCCGCAGATGGGTGAGGAGGAAATCGCCCGCGTCGTGGCCGTCATGGAAAGCGGCCAGCTCGCAGACGGGCCCGAAGTTCGGGCCTTCGAACGCGAGTTCGCAGACTTCTGCGGCGCGAAACACGGCGTCGCCGTCTCGAACGGCACGACCGCCCTCCACGCGGCCTTCGTCGGCCTTGGCCTCGGTGAGGGGTCGCGCGTCGTCACCTCGCCGTTCTCGTTCATCGCGAGCGCGAACGGCATCCGCCTGGCCGGCGCTGACGTCGGCTTCGTGGACATCGACCCGGCGACGTACAACATGGACCCCCACGCCCTCGAAGCGCAACTCCGCGCTGGCGAGCAGATAGACGGGGTCCTCGCGGTCCACCTCTACGGGCTGCCCGCGGACATGGCGCACCTCGCCGAACTCCGCGACGAGTACGGCTTCGTCCTCGTCGAGGACGCGGCGCAGGCGCACGGCGCGACGGTGAACGGACGGCGGGTTGGCTCGCTCGGCGACGCCGCCTGCTTCTCGTTCTACCCGACCAAGAACATGACCACGGGCGAAGGTGGGATGATTCTCACCGACGACGCGGACATCGCAGAGCGCGCCGCCCGGTACATCAACCACGGGCGCATCGGCGTCTACGAGCACTCCGAGGTCGGCCACAACTTCCGCTTGACCAGCATCGGGGCCGCCATTGGCCGGGCACAGCTCGAAAAGCTGCCCGGGTTCACCCAGACACGCCAAGACAACGCGGCGCTCCTCACCGAGCGCCTCGCCGACACCAGCCTCGTGACGCCGTTCGTCCCGGCAGACCGGACGCACGTCTACCACCAGTACACGGTGCGAACGCCCGACCGCGACGGGCTGAAGGCGCACTTAGACACCCGAGGAATCGACTCCGGGGTCTACTATCCGAAGTCGATTCACCAGCAACCGGCCTACGCTGACGTGACCTTCCACGCGCCCGAGGCCGAAGCGGCGGCCGCAGAAGTGCTCTCGCTGCCGGTTCACCCGACGCTCTCAGAAGAGGACCTGACCCGCATCGTCGCGGCTGTCACCGAGTTCTCGGAGGGGTCGCTATGA
- a CDS encoding acyltransferase produces the protein MSHSYETRRPVDAGEPETQRVQIGDHCRVEDNVHLATAYDVHQRPTVIGDCAAIRAGTNIYANVTIGDNLRTGHNALIREGTTIGDDVLVGTNTVIDGQTTIGSRVSLQTNVYIPTNTTIGNDVFVGPGVTMTNDMYPIRKEFDLVGPTLEDGVSIGANATILPGVTIGAESFVAAGALVIEDVPPRTLALGVPATHRPLPASLQGRNQIA, from the coding sequence ATGAGTCACAGCTACGAAACCAGACGGCCGGTTGATGCGGGAGAACCGGAAACCCAGCGAGTACAGATCGGAGACCACTGCCGCGTCGAGGACAACGTCCACCTCGCGACAGCCTACGACGTCCACCAACGTCCGACGGTAATCGGTGACTGCGCGGCCATCCGCGCAGGAACCAACATCTACGCGAACGTCACCATCGGTGACAACCTCAGAACCGGGCACAATGCCCTCATACGCGAAGGAACCACCATCGGCGACGACGTGCTCGTCGGGACGAACACCGTCATCGACGGCCAGACGACCATCGGGTCGCGGGTCAGCCTCCAGACGAACGTCTACATCCCGACCAACACGACCATCGGCAACGACGTGTTCGTCGGCCCGGGCGTCACGATGACCAACGACATGTACCCGATTCGAAAGGAGTTCGACCTCGTCGGACCCACGCTCGAAGACGGCGTGTCAATCGGCGCGAACGCGACGATTCTGCCGGGTGTCACTATCGGCGCTGAATCGTTCGTCGCGGCCGGTGCCCTCGTCATCGAGGACGTGCCACCGCGCACGCTCGCCCTCGGGGTGCCAGCCACCCACCGCCCGCTGCCGGCGTCGCTGCAGGGGAGGAATCAGATCGCATGA
- a CDS encoding metal-dependent hydrolase — protein sequence MWPWEHLAVGYLVYSLSVHVTRRRKPSALAALAVGFGSLFPDLVDKPLGWTFAILSSGTSLAHSVLVAVPLVVIVWAIAAARGRGDVGAGFGVGYLLHLPADAFYPLVFGRPPKFSSFFWPLIQVDSPARGGLLETVVYFLNQYVGLLGTPEATAYLAFEFALLLAAFGLWVYDGYPGAPFRGRKRVNRSAPRD from the coding sequence GTGTGGCCCTGGGAACACCTCGCCGTTGGCTACCTGGTCTACTCGCTGTCCGTCCACGTGACGCGGCGGCGAAAACCGTCCGCGCTCGCCGCACTCGCGGTGGGGTTCGGGTCGCTGTTCCCGGACCTCGTCGATAAGCCACTCGGCTGGACGTTCGCCATCCTTTCGAGTGGCACGTCGCTCGCCCACTCGGTGCTCGTCGCCGTCCCGCTCGTCGTCATCGTCTGGGCGATCGCCGCCGCGCGTGGCCGCGGCGACGTTGGCGCGGGGTTCGGCGTCGGCTATCTGCTTCACCTTCCCGCGGACGCGTTCTACCCGCTGGTGTTCGGGCGCCCGCCGAAGTTCAGTTCGTTCTTCTGGCCTCTCATTCAGGTCGACTCGCCAGCACGTGGCGGCCTGCTCGAAACAGTCGTGTACTTTCTGAACCAGTACGTCGGCCTGCTCGGAACCCCGGAAGCCACTGCCTACCTGGCGTTTGAGTTCGCCTTACTGCTCGCCGCATTCGGCCTCTGGGTGTACGACGGCTACCCAGGCGCGCCGTTTCGGGGCCGAAAGCGGGTGAATCGCTCTGCTCCGCGAGACTGA
- a CDS encoding DUF1616 domain-containing protein, whose protein sequence is MALANAAETGSQQARRLPWDVGLVLLLVALSLAVGSLDAGAPLRVALAFVALVFLPGFALTTLVFPGRTSHRAAPTDRTIPSLDTVERLALSVGLSVVVVITTAFVLSQTAFGLELPTLVAAVALVTGTLAVLGAIRRLRVPAPYRFAVVPREQYGAIRNWRRETPPVDVALTLVLVVAVVGSLAGLGFALVSPQSGEAYTDFQLLTEENGQLIAGGYPTELTRNQPAALVFAVSNFEGEAATYTVVVQLQRVNAEGQVTNAAELDRFEGTVQAGDRWVLPHTVTPTVAGDDLRIAYLLYKSDPPATPSQSNAYRQLYIWVTVAEEA, encoded by the coding sequence ATGGCGCTCGCGAACGCCGCCGAAACCGGCAGCCAGCAAGCGCGTCGGTTGCCGTGGGACGTAGGCCTCGTCCTCCTTCTCGTCGCCCTTTCGCTCGCCGTCGGGTCGCTCGATGCGGGAGCACCGCTCAGGGTTGCCCTCGCGTTCGTCGCCCTCGTATTTCTTCCCGGATTCGCGCTGACGACACTGGTTTTTCCCGGACGAACGAGCCACCGCGCTGCACCGACCGACCGGACGATTCCAAGCCTCGATACGGTCGAACGACTCGCCCTCTCGGTCGGACTCAGCGTCGTGGTCGTCATCACCACCGCCTTCGTGCTGTCGCAGACGGCCTTCGGCCTCGAACTGCCGACGCTCGTCGCCGCCGTCGCACTCGTGACCGGAACCCTCGCCGTCCTCGGTGCGATTCGGCGACTTCGGGTCCCCGCCCCGTATCGGTTCGCGGTCGTGCCGAGAGAACAGTACGGTGCGATTCGAAACTGGCGACGCGAGACGCCGCCGGTGGACGTGGCGCTCACACTCGTCCTCGTCGTGGCCGTCGTTGGGTCGCTCGCGGGGCTCGGGTTCGCGCTCGTCTCACCCCAGTCGGGGGAAGCGTACACCGACTTCCAGTTGCTCACGGAGGAAAACGGCCAACTGATTGCTGGGGGCTACCCGACCGAACTCACCCGCAACCAGCCCGCTGCCCTCGTCTTCGCCGTCTCGAACTTCGAGGGTGAGGCAGCCACCTACACCGTCGTCGTCCAGTTACAGCGGGTGAACGCCGAAGGGCAGGTCACTAACGCCGCCGAACTCGACCGCTTCGAGGGCACGGTGCAGGCCGGCGACCGCTGGGTGCTCCCGCACACGGTGACGCCAACGGTGGCCGGAGACGACCTGCGAATCGCCTACCTGCTCTACAAAAGCGACCCGCCGGCAACTCCCTCGCAATCGAACGCGTACCGCCAACTCTATATCTGGGTGACGGTGGCGGAGGAGGCCTGA
- a CDS encoding PadR family transcriptional regulator, with protein sequence MFELTGFQRDLLYVINGKEKPSGQTIKEELEQYVGEINHGRLYPNLDTLVEKELVEKGQIDRRTNYYNITASGRDIIEKRREWERQYLSAVL encoded by the coding sequence ATGTTCGAACTGACAGGCTTTCAGCGCGACCTGCTGTACGTCATAAACGGAAAGGAAAAGCCCTCAGGGCAGACCATCAAAGAAGAGCTGGAACAGTACGTCGGTGAGATCAACCACGGCCGCCTTTACCCCAATCTCGACACGCTGGTCGAAAAGGAACTGGTCGAAAAGGGGCAGATAGACCGCCGAACCAACTACTATAACATCACCGCGAGCGGGCGCGACATCATCGAGAAGCGACGGGAGTGGGAACGCCAATACCTCAGCGCCGTCCTGTAG
- a CDS encoding NUDIX domain-containing protein: MISQWVDTVPKACAYITREVDGTAQLLVFHEPGVTGLQVPKGTVEPAESPFDAVVREVAEESGLTEFALIRPLGADTWTREKADRLKHYRRYFFHLEVEEPRDSWDHVVTGTGEEVGEVYSYSWVPLPTAVRLSQNLHAQLSKLF; encoded by the coding sequence ATGATTTCACAATGGGTGGACACTGTCCCCAAGGCCTGTGCGTACATCACGCGCGAGGTGGACGGAACGGCGCAGTTGCTCGTGTTCCACGAACCGGGCGTTACGGGCCTCCAGGTGCCGAAAGGGACGGTCGAACCGGCCGAATCACCGTTCGACGCCGTCGTCCGCGAAGTCGCGGAAGAAAGTGGCCTCACCGAATTCGCGTTGATTCGCCCGCTCGGGGCGGACACGTGGACGCGGGAGAAAGCGGATCGGCTCAAACACTACCGGCGGTACTTCTTCCACCTCGAAGTCGAGGAGCCGCGTGACTCGTGGGACCATGTCGTGACCGGGACGGGTGAAGAAGTCGGTGAGGTGTACAGTTACTCCTGGGTGCCACTGCCGACTGCCGTTCGGCTCAGTCAAAATCTACACGCCCAGTTGTCGAAGCTGTTTTGA
- a CDS encoding HalOD1 output domain-containing protein, whose translation MNSQQPTNRTVPLHEQQSNAYHIYHDPGHSGVGATIMDAVASIAEKSVSELGPLNDIIDPDALDALFSAQPDGRPRGTGYIHFAIQNFEVSVHSNGHISIVPHEEDPLTIGRFGRN comes from the coding sequence ATGAACTCACAGCAACCCACCAACCGGACGGTACCGTTGCACGAACAGCAGTCAAACGCGTATCACATCTACCACGATCCGGGTCACTCCGGCGTCGGCGCGACCATCATGGATGCGGTCGCTTCTATCGCCGAGAAATCGGTCAGCGAACTCGGGCCGCTGAACGACATCATCGATCCCGACGCGCTCGACGCCCTCTTTTCGGCCCAGCCTGACGGCCGCCCGCGGGGCACCGGCTACATCCACTTCGCCATCCAAAATTTCGAGGTGAGCGTCCACAGCAACGGACACATCTCCATCGTTCCCCACGAGGAAGACCCACTGACAATCGGCCGGTTTGGCCGAAACTAG